A region of Zeugodacus cucurbitae isolate PBARC_wt_2022May chromosome 5, idZeuCucr1.2, whole genome shotgun sequence DNA encodes the following proteins:
- the LOC105212664 gene encoding uncharacterized protein LOC105212664 — protein sequence MQEKASCSTAPEGDIQTCANATVDKAINEAIAWIVSDPAEQFLYKYPHDCEVQANNSLKLAPADHESASTSAKERQSSIRAVTEVNATKRIDWFRIDEFSLHRLVQLVYDYLSLWRLTPNTQYQVRLEKDAVNEQPQGCTYSLSAYFSRNLQPELEFSKQLAMTKVNFKVHISHLLPKFYPIMMTYRFENSDVNYYALGRRRFRRLDFQRFFIDMALETKLGLYAQILKTIAFGNMQKKSRKAVKNKEERERANVLESAVSTLCICSASESGPDIVGSHR from the coding sequence ATGCAAGAGAAGGCGTCTTGCAGCACAGCTCCGGAGGGGGACATACAAACTTGCGCCAATGCAACCGTGGACAAAGCCATCAACGAGGCCATCGCTTGGATAGTTTCCGATCCCGCAGAGCAGTTCCTCTACAAGTATCCACACGACTGCGAGGTGCAAGCAAACAATAGTTTAAAGCTTGCACCCGCTGACCACGAAAGTGCTTCCACTTCGGCGAAGGAGCGGCAGAGCAGCATACGCGCTGTTACCGAAGTCAATGCGACGAAGCGCATTGATTGGTTCCGCATTGACGAATTCTCGTTGCATCGGTTGGTGCAGTTGGTCTACGATTACCTAAGTCTGTGGCGTCTCACGCCCAACACGCAGTACCAGGTGCGGCTGGAAAAGGATGCGGTGAACGAGCAGCCGCAGGGGTGCACCTACTCCTTGAGTGCCTACTTCTCGCGTAACTTGCAACCCGAGTTGGAGTTTAGTAAACAGCTGGCTATGACTAAGGTCAACTTCAAAGTGCATATCTCGCATTTGCTGCCTAAATTCTATCCGATCATGATGACTTATCGCTTTGAGAACTCTGATGTCAACTATTACGCGTTGGGTAGACGACGCTTTCGACGACTGGACTTTCAGCGTTTCTTCATAGATATGGCGTTGGAGACGAAATTGGGGCTTTATGCGCAGATCTTGAAAACAATTGCTTTCGGTAATATGCAGAAGAAGAGCAGAAAGGCCGTTAAAAATAAGGAAGAGCGGGAGAGAGCCAATGTCTTGGAATCAGCTGTTAGCACCTTGTGCATTTGCTCAGCAAGTGAGAGTGGACCGGATATTGTTGGAAGCCACcgatga